Proteins encoded together in one Benincasa hispida cultivar B227 chromosome 1, ASM972705v1, whole genome shotgun sequence window:
- the LOC120070043 gene encoding trehalose-phosphate phosphatase A: MDLKSNHNSPILTDPAPINKSRLGVHSNMLPYAPAPGVGFSPNLLLIPRKKTGVLDDVRASSWLDAMKSSSPPPNRISKDVVNELPSIDPIFLYCNWMIKYPSALASFDQIVTQAKGKRIALFLDYDGTLSPIVDNPDCAFMSDAMRAAVKEAAKYFPTAIISGRSRDKVYEFIGLRELYYAGSHGMDIMVSDRHSTNNQGKEVMFQPASEFLPLIDEVYKSLIEITKGIAGAKIENNKFCVSVHYRNVDDKNWNALANVVYDLLEDYPRLRVSHGRKVLEVRPVISWDKGKAVAFLLESLGLDNCDEVLPIYVGDDRTDEDAFRVLKERNCGYGILVSSVAKESSAAYSLRDPSEVMEFLKSLVTWRKSSAL; encoded by the exons ATGGATCTTAAATCAAACCACAACTCTCCCATACTTACCGACCCTGCACCTATCAACAAGTCTAGGCTCGGCGTACATTCGAATATGTTGCCATATGCACCTGCTCCAGGAGTTGGTTTCTCTCCAAATTTGCTTCTAATACCGAGGAAAAAAACTGGTGTGCTTGATGATGTTCGAGCAAGCAGCTGGCTAGATGCTATGAAATCTTCATCTCCTCCTCCTAATAGGATTTCCAAGGACGTTGTCAATGAGCTTCCATCAATTGATCCAATTTTTTTGTATTGCAATTGGATG ATCAAGTATCCATCTGCACTTGCCTCATTCGACCAAATCGTAACTCAAGCAAAAGGAAAGAGAATAGCACTGTTTCTGGATTATGATGGGACTCTTTCACCAATTGTAGATAACCCTGACTGCGCTTTCATGTCTGATGCT ATGCGTGCAGCTGTAAAAGAGGCTGCGAAATATTTCCCAACTGCTATAATTAGTGGAAGAAGTCGCGACAAG GTTTACGAATTTATTGGACTAAGAGAACTTTACTATGCTGGTAGTCATGGAATGGACATTATGGTCTCTGATAGACACTCAACTAACAATCAG GGCAAGGAAGTTATGTTCCAACCTGCTAGTGAATTTTTACCTTTGATAGACGAG GTTTACAAATCCCTGATTGAAATCACCAAGGGGATTGCTGGtgcaaaaattgaaaacaacaaGTTCTGTGTCTCTGTTCATTatagaaatgtggatgataag AATTGGAATGCTCTTGCGAATGTTGTTTATGATCTTTTGGAAGACTACCCTCGCCTGCGTGTCAGTCATGGTCGAAAG GTTTTGGAAGTACGACCCGTGATTAGCTGGGACAAGGGCAAAGCTGTTGCATTCTTGCTCGAATCTCTTG GACTTGACAATTGTGATGAAGTGCTCCCGATTTACGTAGGAGATGATCGCACGGATGAAGATGCCTTCAGG GtattgaaagaaagaaattgcgGTTATGGCATATTAGTCTCTTCAGTGGCCAAGGAAAGCAGTGCAGCTTACTCTTTAAGAGACCCATCTGAG GTGATGGAGTTCCTGAAGTCACTAGTGACATGGAGGAAGTCAAGTGCTTTATGA